Proteins from a genomic interval of Yoonia sp. GPGPB17:
- a CDS encoding BufA1 family periplasmic bufferin-type metallophore, which yields MSNATKTLVLASAVASAVAGLSTTAAAEGDVKCFGVSLAGANDCAAGPGTTCAGTSTVDYQGNAWTLVPAGTCETMELPAMADGSERMGSLEALDRDLPA from the coding sequence ATGTCCAACGCAACTAAAACTCTCGTCCTCGCATCTGCTGTTGCATCCGCTGTTGCAGGCCTGTCCACAACAGCCGCTGCTGAAGGCGACGTAAAGTGCTTCGGCGTGTCTCTCGCAGGCGCAAACGACTGTGCAGCTGGCCCAGGCACGACATGTGCAGGCACATCCACTGTTGACTACCAAGGCAACGCATGGACACTTGTTCCTGCGGGCACATGCGAAACAATGGAACTGCCAGCAATGGCTGACGGCTCTGAGCGCATGGGTTCTTTGGAAGCCCTTGACCGCGACCTGCCAGCATAA